One genomic region from Rhizomicrobium palustre encodes:
- a CDS encoding chemotaxis protein CheA: MDPMEAIKQTYYQECDELLLAMEEGLIAMENGEADSETINAVFRAVHSIKGGGGAFGFDILVEFAHIFETVLDLIRSNQLTPTNEVVKVLLRAGDKLSDHVTVARDGTGEVQDSEVKEELARLAGEDGEGGGSDPAPADFEGLTFTPMMIDLGDEAPAAPVIEDAGPAWHVRFAPHAGLYAKANEPYLLIRELAALGPVEVTPDLSNLPELVALEPEQAYFAWDIVLRDCADKASVEEVFEFVSGDCDLEISEWVPPAAPVAAEVIADGAPEVVVEEIATTSEPQAVEPTVANDRKPAAANLAGPAAAAETVKQTIRVDLDKVDRLVNLVGELVITQAMLSQRILETTGAQTTIGAGLGELEHLLRELQEAVMAIRTQPVKSVFQRMPRLVRETAAQTGKEARLEIEGEATEVDKTVIERLGEPLTHMIRNAIDHGLETPEERVAAGKPAEGTVKLSAEHRGGRIVIEVADDGRGINRAKVRQKAIERGLIAPNANLSDEEVDNLIFLPGFSTAAQVSNISGRGVGLDVVRRNIIDLGGRINISSVYGKGSKFSLTLPLTLAVLDGMIVAVGNQTFVLPLSHIIESLLPKRSDVKQFGSNGMLLNVRGVYVPLVSVGRLLGVQGASYDVTNSVVILVESEGIGRMALAVDAIVGQRQVVIKSFEANIGHIQGIAAATILGDGRVALILDIDGLVAGCRESAARSIEYQQAAGA, translated from the coding sequence ATGGATCCGATGGAAGCCATCAAACAAACCTATTATCAGGAATGCGACGAGCTACTCCTGGCGATGGAGGAAGGCCTCATCGCCATGGAGAATGGCGAGGCGGATTCCGAGACGATCAATGCCGTCTTCCGCGCCGTGCATTCGATCAAGGGTGGTGGTGGCGCGTTTGGATTCGATATCCTTGTCGAATTCGCACACATCTTTGAAACCGTCCTCGACCTCATCCGTTCCAACCAGCTCACGCCGACCAACGAGGTCGTCAAAGTGCTGCTGCGCGCGGGTGACAAGCTTTCCGATCACGTTACCGTCGCGCGCGATGGCACCGGCGAAGTTCAGGACAGCGAAGTCAAGGAAGAGCTCGCGCGTCTCGCCGGTGAAGATGGCGAAGGCGGCGGTAGCGATCCGGCACCGGCTGATTTTGAAGGCCTCACCTTCACGCCGATGATGATCGATCTTGGCGATGAAGCTCCTGCGGCGCCTGTGATCGAGGATGCCGGGCCCGCTTGGCATGTGCGCTTTGCACCCCATGCAGGTCTTTATGCCAAGGCGAACGAGCCTTATCTCCTGATCCGCGAGCTTGCCGCGCTGGGCCCCGTGGAGGTCACGCCGGACCTGTCGAATCTGCCCGAACTCGTCGCGCTGGAGCCGGAACAGGCATATTTCGCCTGGGACATTGTGCTTCGTGATTGCGCCGACAAGGCGAGCGTCGAAGAAGTCTTCGAATTCGTTTCGGGCGATTGTGATCTTGAAATTTCTGAATGGGTTCCGCCAGCCGCGCCAGTTGCGGCTGAAGTCATCGCTGACGGAGCGCCCGAAGTGGTGGTCGAGGAAATCGCCACGACCTCGGAGCCGCAAGCGGTTGAGCCCACCGTCGCCAATGACCGCAAGCCTGCTGCCGCGAACTTGGCTGGGCCTGCAGCCGCGGCGGAAACCGTCAAGCAAACCATTCGTGTCGACCTCGACAAGGTGGATCGCCTCGTCAACCTGGTTGGCGAGCTTGTCATTACCCAGGCGATGTTGAGCCAGCGCATTTTGGAAACCACCGGTGCGCAGACCACCATCGGCGCAGGGCTGGGCGAGCTTGAGCATCTTCTGCGCGAGCTGCAGGAAGCCGTCATGGCGATCCGTACGCAGCCGGTGAAGTCTGTGTTCCAGCGCATGCCGCGTCTGGTGCGCGAGACTGCCGCGCAGACCGGCAAGGAAGCCCGCCTGGAAATCGAGGGTGAGGCGACCGAAGTTGATAAGACGGTGATCGAACGCCTCGGCGAACCGCTCACCCACATGATCCGCAATGCGATCGACCATGGCCTCGAAACGCCCGAAGAGCGTGTCGCTGCGGGTAAGCCCGCGGAAGGCACGGTCAAGCTCTCCGCGGAACATCGTGGCGGGCGTATTGTCATCGAAGTTGCCGACGATGGCCGCGGCATCAACCGCGCGAAGGTGCGTCAGAAGGCGATCGAACGCGGCTTGATCGCGCCGAATGCCAATCTGTCGGACGAAGAAGTCGACAACCTCATCTTCCTGCCGGGCTTCTCTACGGCGGCCCAGGTCTCCAACATCTCTGGCCGTGGTGTCGGTCTGGACGTGGTCCGGCGCAACATCATCGATCTGGGCGGGCGCATCAACATCTCGTCCGTCTATGGCAAGGGCTCGAAGTTCAGCCTGACCCTGCCGCTCACGCTCGCCGTTCTCGACGGCATGATCGTGGCGGTTGGCAACCAGACCTTCGTGCTGCCGCTCTCGCATATCATCGAAAGCCTCCTGCCCAAGCGCTCTGACGTGAAGCAGTTCGGTTCGAATGGCATGCTGCTCAACGTCCGCGGCGTGTATGTGCCGCTGGTGTCGGTGGGCCGTCTCTTGGGCGTGCAGGGTGCGTCTTACGACGTCACCAACAGCGTCGTCATCCTGGTCGAAAGCGAAGGCATCGGCCGCATGGCACTCGCGGTGGATGCGATCGTCGGTCAGCGCCAGGTCGTCATCAAGAGCTTCGAGGCCAACATCGGTCATATCCAGGGCATCGCCGCCGCTACCATCCTTGGCGACGGTCGCGTGGCCCTCATCCTCGACATCGATGGTCTTGTGGCGGGCTGCCGGGAAAGCGCCGCCCGTTCCATCGAATATCAACAGGCAGCAGGAGCGTAA
- a CDS encoding chemotaxis protein CheW, with product MSTTDKDNTGQDRRQYITFLATGQEFAADIMAIREIRGWTDTTALPHVPDYVRGVINLRGMVLPVIDLKARLGLGLTEATVKHVIIVVNSGERTIGLLVDAVSDILTVSQNEIQSVPDVMRETQNDYVEGIAVLDGRMVTLLGMTKLTSSFGGIENLIEHAA from the coding sequence ATGAGCACCACCGACAAGGACAATACCGGGCAGGACCGCCGGCAATACATCACCTTCCTTGCCACCGGCCAGGAATTCGCGGCTGACATTATGGCCATTCGCGAAATTCGCGGCTGGACCGATACCACGGCGCTGCCGCATGTGCCCGATTATGTTCGCGGCGTGATCAACCTGCGCGGCATGGTTTTGCCGGTGATCGATCTGAAGGCCCGTCTGGGCCTCGGTCTCACTGAAGCGACCGTCAAGCACGTGATCATCGTGGTCAATTCCGGCGAGCGCACCATCGGTCTTCTGGTGGATGCCGTGTCCGACATTCTCACCGTATCGCAAAATGAGATTCAGTCCGTTCCCGACGTGATGCGCGAGACGCAGAACGATTACGTGGAAGGGATCGCGGTCCTCGACGGGCGCATGGTCACCTTGCTTGGCATGACCAAGCTGACCTCGTCCTTCGGCGGGATCGAGAATCTCATTGAGCACGCGGCCTAA
- a CDS encoding CheR family methyltransferase — MATGTNPRDLAVPDGEFPFTWQDFRQIAELVHSEAGIVLTEAKVNLVYSRLAKRLRTIGLRSFRDYCSLIQGTDGVDERQAMIAAMTTNVTRFFRESHHFDYLRNEVLPDLLENARRGGKVRIWSAGCSSGEEAYSIALTMLGLDPQVAQRDVLILASDIDPEMLKRGSRGIYPVSQLGDVPQELRRKWMKIAPGSGGSELEVGDEMHEMVRFRELNLLREWPMKGPFDIIFCRNVMIYFDDETQNTVWKRFAGLLRPGGTLCIGHSERIVLGNHPYDLVGQTIYRKHGAK; from the coding sequence TTGGCAACCGGTACCAACCCTCGCGATTTAGCTGTCCCGGACGGCGAGTTTCCCTTCACCTGGCAGGATTTCCGCCAGATTGCGGAGCTCGTTCATTCCGAGGCCGGCATCGTTTTGACCGAAGCCAAGGTGAACCTTGTCTATTCGCGCCTGGCCAAACGCCTGCGCACGATTGGACTGCGCAGCTTCCGCGATTATTGCTCGCTGATTCAGGGCACTGATGGCGTCGATGAGCGTCAGGCGATGATCGCCGCGATGACCACCAACGTCACCCGCTTCTTCCGGGAAAGCCACCATTTCGACTATCTGCGCAACGAGGTTCTGCCTGACCTCTTGGAAAACGCGCGCAGAGGCGGGAAGGTGCGCATCTGGTCGGCGGGCTGCTCCTCGGGCGAGGAAGCCTATTCGATCGCGCTGACCATGCTGGGGCTTGATCCCCAGGTGGCGCAACGCGATGTGCTGATCCTGGCCTCGGACATCGATCCCGAGATGCTCAAGCGCGGCAGCCGCGGGATTTATCCCGTCAGCCAGCTCGGGGATGTGCCTCAGGAACTACGGCGCAAATGGATGAAAATCGCGCCCGGTAGTGGCGGCTCCGAACTTGAAGTTGGCGACGAAATGCACGAAATGGTGCGTTTCCGTGAACTCAACCTTTTGCGCGAATGGCCGATGAAAGGCCCGTTCGACATCATATTCTGCAGAAACGTCATGATCTATTTCGATGATGAGACCCAGAATACCGTGTGGAAGCGCTTTGCCGGGTTATTGCGCCCGGGTGGCACGCTCTGCATCGGCCATTCAGAACGCATCGTCTTGGGCAATCACCCTTACGATCTCGTGGGCCAGACCATCTACCGCAAGCATGGAGCAAAGTGA
- a CDS encoding protein-glutamate methylesterase/protein-glutamine glutaminase, translated as MKRTRVLIVDDSVTIRRLLAAVLSRDETIEVVGSAPDAASARQMIKDLNPDVITLDVEMPNMNGLEFLEKIMRLRPMPVVMVSTLTQKGAEVTVSALELGAVDYFAKPTDNVGAHLEERARELCEKVRIAASAHVRPYVRKDRTPAPDKPDFDPGNSVVAIGSSTGGVEALIEVLSHFPKNCPATVITQHMPPHFTTSFADRLDRLCQPKVSEAKDGAILAPGQIYLAPGGEAHLEIHGKGTLRCRLVRTGPVNGHRPSVDVLFNSVAKAACPQAIGVILTGMGRDGADGLLAMRKAGAATIGQDEASSVVYGMPRVAMEIGAVEKQYALHQIGQEVMTLCEARQKAGRHAVTQ; from the coding sequence ATGAAACGCACGCGCGTTCTGATCGTCGACGACTCCGTTACCATTCGCCGCCTGTTAGCGGCTGTGCTATCGCGCGACGAGACCATTGAGGTGGTCGGCAGTGCTCCGGATGCCGCCTCTGCCCGGCAGATGATCAAGGACCTCAATCCGGACGTCATCACGCTCGACGTCGAGATGCCCAACATGAATGGGCTCGAGTTCCTCGAGAAAATCATGCGCCTTCGCCCGATGCCGGTGGTGATGGTGTCCACGCTCACCCAGAAGGGCGCGGAAGTCACGGTTTCGGCCCTTGAGCTCGGTGCCGTCGATTACTTCGCCAAGCCGACCGATAATGTCGGGGCGCATCTGGAAGAGCGCGCGCGCGAATTGTGCGAGAAGGTTCGTATCGCGGCCTCGGCTCACGTTCGCCCCTATGTGCGCAAGGACCGTACGCCGGCTCCCGATAAGCCCGATTTCGATCCGGGCAACTCGGTGGTCGCCATTGGTTCGTCCACCGGCGGCGTCGAAGCGCTGATCGAAGTCCTGTCGCATTTCCCGAAGAATTGTCCGGCGACCGTCATCACGCAGCATATGCCGCCGCATTTCACCACCAGCTTCGCGGATCGTCTCGACCGGCTCTGCCAGCCGAAGGTTTCCGAAGCCAAAGACGGCGCCATTCTCGCACCGGGCCAGATTTATCTCGCCCCCGGTGGTGAGGCACATCTTGAAATTCATGGCAAGGGCACGCTGCGTTGCCGGCTGGTCCGCACGGGTCCGGTGAACGGGCATCGTCCGTCCGTGGATGTTCTTTTCAATTCCGTTGCCAAGGCTGCCTGTCCGCAGGCAATCGGCGTCATCCTGACCGGCATGGGCCGGGACGGGGCCGACGGCCTCTTGGCCATGCGCAAAGCGGGTGCCGCGACTATCGGCCAGGATGAGGCGTCCTCGGTGGTCTATGGCATGCCGCGCGTGGCTATGGAAATCGGAGCAGTAGAAAAACAATACGCGTTGCACCAGATCGGTCAGGAAGTGATGACCCTCTGCGAAGCTCGCCAGAAAGCAGGTCGCCATGCCGTCACCCAATAA
- a CDS encoding response regulator, with amino-acid sequence MPSPNKIKAVVVDDQLTMRTLVRSCLQQIGLTDIREFPKAPEALAAMKAAPAHIIFSDFNMPEMDGLEFLRSVRADPAIKGTGFILLTGRADADLVKRAAQFGANNYLVKPFTVAILKQKLEQIFGALS; translated from the coding sequence ATGCCGTCACCCAATAAAATCAAAGCCGTTGTGGTCGACGACCAGCTCACCATGCGTACGCTGGTGCGGTCGTGCCTGCAGCAGATTGGGCTCACCGACATCCGCGAGTTTCCCAAGGCGCCGGAAGCTCTGGCGGCCATGAAGGCGGCGCCTGCGCATATCATTTTCTCCGACTTCAACATGCCGGAGATGGATGGACTAGAATTCCTGCGTTCCGTGCGTGCAGATCCTGCGATCAAGGGGACAGGCTTCATTCTGCTCACCGGCCGCGCCGATGCCGATCTGGTCAAGCGCGCCGCGCAGTTCGGAGCCAATAACTATCTCGTCAAGCCGTTTACCGTTGCCATTCTGAAACAGAAACTCGAACAGATCTTCGGTGCTCTTTCGTGA
- a CDS encoding chemotaxis protein CheD, whose amino-acid sequence MRKFRNPRDGLLHVQLTLGDTYVTSDPDEVLTTILGSCIAACIRDPVSGVGGMNHFLLPDGNSGDREARCYGVNAMELLINDILKHGGDRRRLEAKIFGGANVVSALTDVGSRNYAFARQFLQDEGIPIVGGDVGGDLARRIQFMPFSGRARQAVVKGAEPRLVEEELTALHKKTQTAVPVDEVEFF is encoded by the coding sequence CTGCGGAAATTCCGTAATCCGCGCGATGGCCTCCTGCATGTACAGCTTACGCTCGGCGACACTTACGTGACGTCCGATCCCGATGAGGTGCTGACGACGATTCTCGGCTCCTGCATCGCGGCGTGTATCCGCGATCCGGTGTCCGGCGTAGGCGGCATGAACCACTTCCTTTTGCCGGATGGAAATTCCGGTGATCGCGAGGCCCGCTGCTATGGCGTCAACGCGATGGAACTTTTGATCAACGACATCCTTAAGCATGGCGGCGACCGGCGCCGGCTCGAGGCCAAGATTTTCGGCGGCGCCAATGTGGTGTCGGCGCTGACCGATGTCGGATCACGCAATTACGCGTTTGCCCGGCAGTTCCTCCAGGATGAAGGTATCCCGATCGTCGGTGGCGATGTAGGTGGTGATTTGGCGCGGCGCATCCAGTTCATGCCTTTCTCGGGCAGGGCGCGTCAGGCCGTCGTCAAAGGAGCCGAGCCGCGGCTGGTGGAAGAGGAGCTTACGGCGCTTCACAAGAAGACGCAGACCGCGGTGCCTGTCGACGAGGTGGAGTTCTTCTGA
- a CDS encoding response regulator, translating into MVEKLNFSQIEALVIDSDQYSTSILGQILRGFGLSRHHIVDTSEEGRTRLNAAHFDLLICDAILPDSHATELIKWMRRQASLNIKYMPVVVLTGYTQYTNVVNLRDAGANIVVRKPVSPNVLFDHIAWSARTERPFIETDNYIGPDRRFKNTGPPDGAGRRKTDLTLEIGEAKEPNMSQEEIDSLLRPTKVEIE; encoded by the coding sequence GTGGTCGAGAAACTGAATTTTTCGCAGATCGAAGCCCTGGTCATCGATTCAGACCAGTATTCGACCTCTATTCTGGGCCAGATCCTCAGAGGGTTTGGCCTGTCGCGTCATCACATTGTCGATACCAGTGAAGAGGGGCGAACCCGCCTGAACGCGGCGCATTTCGATCTTCTCATCTGCGACGCCATCCTGCCGGATTCGCACGCCACCGAGCTCATCAAATGGATGCGCCGCCAGGCTTCGCTGAACATCAAATACATGCCCGTCGTCGTGCTGACCGGCTATACCCAATATACCAATGTCGTGAACCTGCGCGATGCGGGCGCCAATATCGTGGTGCGAAAGCCTGTTTCGCCCAACGTTCTGTTTGACCACATCGCTTGGTCGGCGCGTACCGAACGCCCCTTCATCGAGACGGACAACTATATCGGCCCGGACCGGCGCTTCAAGAACACCGGCCCGCCGGATGGCGCCGGACGCCGCAAAACGGACCTCACCCTGGAAATCGGTGAGGCAAAAGAACCGAACATGTCTCAGGAAGAAATCGACAGCCTGTTAAGACCGACGAAAGTGGAAATCGAATGA
- a CDS encoding dihydrolipoamide acetyltransferase family protein: MERFVFKLPDVGEGTAEAEIVAWHVAVGDLVHEDQLLVDVMTDKATVEMTSPVAGKVLAIKGNPGEMATVGAPLVEFELEGAAHIEAPAPKTQEAPQAVQEDEQEEAPACPARETNGKVLAAPAVRLRAADLHIDLSQIAGTGPGGRITHGDLDDFLAGGGARPKPQSTAKPARRDSIEEVKLIGLRRKIAEKMSESKRRIPHFAYVEEIDMTELESLRQHLNETRKPNQPKLTLLPFLMTAMVRVLPEFPQINAHFDDEAGVVKRYGAVHIGIATETEAGLMVPVVRHAETLDIWQAARAVSEIAAKARSGKASREELTGSTITVTSLGPLGGIASTPIINHPEVAILGPNAIIERPVIRDGQIAIRKMMNFSSCYDHRVVDGADAARFVKRLKALLEHPALLFMA; this comes from the coding sequence ATGGAACGTTTCGTATTCAAGCTTCCCGATGTGGGTGAAGGCACCGCTGAAGCCGAGATTGTCGCCTGGCATGTGGCGGTGGGCGATCTTGTGCACGAAGACCAGCTTCTGGTCGATGTTATGACCGACAAGGCGACGGTGGAAATGACCTCGCCGGTAGCCGGAAAAGTGCTGGCGATCAAAGGCAATCCCGGCGAGATGGCAACGGTAGGCGCGCCGCTGGTGGAATTCGAGCTGGAAGGTGCCGCACACATCGAAGCCCCCGCTCCGAAGACACAAGAGGCGCCCCAAGCCGTGCAGGAAGACGAGCAGGAAGAAGCTCCGGCCTGCCCTGCGCGCGAGACGAACGGCAAGGTTCTGGCGGCACCTGCGGTGCGCCTGCGCGCCGCTGATCTTCACATTGATCTTTCCCAGATCGCGGGCACCGGCCCCGGCGGGCGCATCACCCATGGCGACCTTGACGATTTCCTCGCCGGTGGCGGCGCGCGGCCGAAACCGCAAAGCACCGCCAAGCCTGCGCGGCGCGACAGCATCGAAGAGGTGAAGCTGATCGGCCTGCGCCGCAAGATCGCCGAGAAGATGTCGGAGTCCAAGCGGCGTATCCCCCATTTCGCCTATGTCGAGGAAATCGACATGACGGAGCTGGAAAGCCTGCGCCAGCACCTAAACGAAACACGCAAGCCGAACCAGCCCAAGCTCACGCTTCTGCCCTTCCTGATGACCGCGATGGTACGCGTGCTGCCGGAATTCCCGCAGATCAACGCGCATTTCGATGACGAGGCGGGCGTGGTGAAACGCTATGGCGCCGTGCACATCGGCATTGCCACCGAAACCGAAGCCGGGCTGATGGTGCCGGTGGTGCGCCATGCCGAAACGCTGGACATATGGCAAGCCGCACGCGCGGTTTCCGAGATTGCCGCCAAGGCGCGGAGCGGCAAGGCATCGCGAGAAGAACTGACCGGCTCCACGATTACCGTCACCAGTTTAGGACCGCTGGGCGGCATTGCCTCCACCCCAATTATCAATCATCCAGAAGTCGCAATCCTGGGGCCGAACGCCATTATCGAGCGCCCCGTGATACGGGACGGCCAGATCGCGATCCGCAAAATGATGAATTTCTCGTCCTGCTATGACCACCGGGTGGTGGATGGCGCGGACGCAGCGCGCTTCGTCAAAAGGCTGAAGGCGCTTCTCGAGCACCCAGCCCTTTTGTTCATGGCCTAA
- a CDS encoding alpha-ketoacid dehydrogenase subunit beta, whose translation MPAMNMIQALNSALDTLLSEDPNVVVFGEDVGYFGGVFRVTDGLQKKHGLTRCFDTPIGEAGIVALGIGMSVNGLKPVVEIQFADYIYPAYDQIVSEAARIRYRSGGDFHVPLVIRTPYGGGIYGGQTHSQSPEALFTHVAGLKVVIPSNPRDAKGLLISAVEDPDPVIFLEPKRLYNGPFDGHHDKPVMPWAKHKASDVPEGRYVVPLGEAAIVRPGAAVTVLTYGTMVHVAMAAAEEAGIDAEIIDLRTLMPLDIKTILRSVEKTGRCVVAHEATMTSGFGAELCALVQQHCFYHLEAPVQRVAGWDTPYPHAFEWEYFPGPERVIQGLKRALES comes from the coding sequence ATGCCCGCGATGAATATGATTCAGGCGCTCAACTCCGCGCTCGATACATTGCTTTCGGAAGACCCCAATGTGGTCGTTTTCGGCGAAGATGTGGGCTATTTCGGCGGCGTCTTCCGGGTGACCGACGGTCTGCAGAAAAAGCACGGGTTGACACGCTGCTTTGATACCCCCATCGGCGAAGCCGGTATCGTGGCGCTCGGCATCGGCATGAGCGTGAATGGCTTAAAGCCCGTAGTCGAAATCCAGTTCGCGGATTACATCTACCCGGCCTATGACCAGATCGTCTCGGAAGCGGCCCGCATTCGCTATCGCTCCGGTGGCGATTTCCATGTGCCCTTAGTGATCCGCACGCCCTATGGCGGCGGCATCTATGGCGGCCAAACCCATAGCCAAAGCCCCGAAGCGCTTTTTACCCATGTAGCGGGGCTGAAAGTGGTGATCCCCTCCAACCCGCGCGATGCCAAGGGCCTTCTGATCAGCGCCGTGGAAGACCCCGATCCCGTGATCTTCCTGGAGCCGAAGCGGCTTTATAACGGCCCCTTTGATGGCCATCATGACAAGCCGGTGATGCCTTGGGCCAAGCACAAAGCGAGCGATGTGCCCGAAGGACGTTATGTGGTGCCGCTGGGCGAAGCCGCCATTGTGCGCCCAGGCGCAGCGGTGACCGTACTCACCTATGGCACCATGGTGCATGTCGCCATGGCCGCCGCCGAGGAAGCAGGTATCGATGCCGAGATCATCGATCTTCGCACCCTGATGCCGCTCGATATCAAAACCATTCTGCGTTCGGTGGAGAAAACCGGGCGCTGCGTGGTGGCGCATGAAGCGACCATGACCAGTGGCTTTGGCGCCGAGCTTTGCGCATTGGTGCAGCAGCATTGTTTTTATCATTTGGAAGCACCGGTACAGCGCGTCGCGGGCTGGGATACGCCCTATCCCCACGCCTTCGAATGGGAGTATTTCCCGGGGCCCGAACGGGTCATTCAGGGCCTGAAACGCGCGCTGGAAAGCTGA
- a CDS encoding thiamine pyrophosphate-dependent enzyme, with protein MRNRGRLSLRIPQPPHRPGDTPDFSNIIVPPAGAMDRPPVDAKARDMIGYAYGLIRVLDENGQAVGQWNPRLGADVLKKGLRDMMLTRAYDDRMYRVQRQGKISFYVKSTGEEAVSVASAHALERDDMCFPAYRQQGFLIARGYPLLDMMCQCFSNARDPIKGRQLPVMYSSREYGFFTVSGNLGTQFPQAVGWALASAYKNDDKIAVSFIGEGTSAEGDFHHALNFASVYRAPVVLNVVNNQWAISSFSGIAGGEEATFASRAIGYSLPGLRVDGNDYLAVYAAMQWAAERARANLGATLIEHYTYRAEAHSTSDDPSRYRPTDEWSAWPLGDPVARLKQHMIAIGIWSEEQHLALAEEIAAEVREIQREAESIGTLAGGSRPQASTMFEDVFAEVPWHLEAQKKEAGV; from the coding sequence TTGCGTAACAGAGGCCGCCTCAGCCTTCGTATTCCTCAACCCCCGCATCGGCCGGGCGATACGCCCGACTTCAGCAACATCATCGTTCCCCCCGCGGGCGCCATGGACCGGCCGCCCGTCGATGCCAAGGCGCGCGACATGATCGGCTATGCCTATGGCCTGATCCGTGTCCTGGATGAGAATGGCCAGGCAGTGGGGCAATGGAATCCGCGTTTGGGGGCGGATGTCCTGAAAAAAGGCCTGCGCGACATGATGCTGACGCGCGCCTATGACGACCGCATGTATCGCGTGCAGCGGCAGGGCAAAATCTCGTTCTACGTCAAATCCACCGGCGAGGAAGCGGTCAGCGTGGCCAGCGCCCATGCCCTGGAACGCGACGACATGTGTTTTCCGGCCTATCGCCAGCAGGGCTTTCTGATCGCGCGCGGCTATCCCCTGCTCGACATGATGTGCCAGTGCTTCTCTAATGCCCGCGATCCCATCAAGGGACGGCAGCTGCCGGTGATGTACTCCTCGCGCGAATACGGCTTCTTCACCGTCTCGGGCAATCTCGGCACCCAGTTTCCTCAAGCGGTCGGCTGGGCGCTGGCCTCGGCCTACAAGAATGACGATAAAATCGCCGTGAGCTTCATAGGTGAAGGCACCTCCGCGGAAGGCGATTTCCATCACGCACTCAACTTCGCATCGGTCTATCGCGCCCCTGTGGTGCTGAATGTGGTCAATAACCAATGGGCCATATCGAGCTTCTCTGGCATTGCAGGCGGTGAGGAAGCCACCTTCGCCTCGCGCGCCATCGGCTATAGCCTGCCGGGCCTTCGGGTGGACGGCAACGACTACCTCGCTGTTTATGCCGCCATGCAATGGGCTGCGGAACGCGCCCGCGCCAATCTGGGCGCCACGCTGATCGAGCATTACACCTATCGCGCCGAGGCCCATTCCACCAGCGATGACCCTTCGCGCTATCGCCCCACCGATGAATGGAGCGCCTGGCCACTGGGTGATCCCGTCGCGCGACTGAAACAGCACATGATCGCGATCGGCATCTGGAGCGAGGAACAGCATCTGGCGCTCGCCGAAGAAATCGCGGCGGAGGTGCGGGAAATCCAGCGTGAGGCCGAAAGCATCGGCACGCTGGCAGGCGGATCGCGCCCGCAGGCTTCCACCATGTTCGAAGATGTGTTCGCCGAAGTCCCCTGGCACCTTGAGGCGCAGAAAAAAGAGGCTGGAGTTTAA